A single genomic interval of Brevibacillus brevis harbors:
- a CDS encoding YybH family protein yields the protein MPFSQRIQPVINPEDMNPAFAEAFNSGDIMNLLTLYEPQAILITQDNEQSQGIEPIRQKLEQLLQVQGKMVSTNVFCIPFENIALLRAHFIIHTTDDAGNAMKIEGHTSEIVRKQPDGSWLYVVDHPFGVNQPI from the coding sequence ATGCCATTTTCTCAACGCATTCAACCAGTCATAAACCCGGAAGATATGAACCCTGCCTTCGCAGAAGCGTTCAATTCCGGGGACATCATGAATCTTCTTACTCTCTATGAACCGCAGGCTATCCTCATTACGCAAGACAACGAGCAGAGCCAAGGAATCGAGCCAATCCGCCAAAAACTGGAGCAATTACTCCAAGTACAAGGTAAGATGGTTTCCACCAATGTATTTTGTATTCCGTTTGAAAATATTGCTTTATTACGGGCTCACTTTATCATTCATACCACAGATGACGCAGGCAATGCCATGAAAATAGAAGGGCACACCTCTGAAATCGTACGAAAGCAGCCAGATGGTAGTTGGCTGTATGTTGTCGATCATCCATTTGGCGTGAATCAGCCTATCTAA
- a CDS encoding M20/M25/M40 family metallo-hydrolase, which translates to MLQSRESILQLTDELVSIESIVNTTGEIAVATHLYEHLKSFPYFQKHPDQLILSRTVNDEVERYNVLAFVRGTKEPSAKTVILMGHTDTVGIEDYNHLKDKACHPTALMDALKNEPLPALVSEQLESGDWHFGRGVLDMKSGVASHVYLLKYYSEHPEELAGNLMLLAECDEEDSSHGVLSSLKNLKKWREEHNFDYIALINSDFVAPRYDGDPNRYIYKGTVGKLLPSFYITGYETHAGSAFEGLDPNFIAAELTRQISYNPDLCDEAYGETPVPPVSLKQTDFKPTYTIQTALSAYVYYNFFIHSWSPKQVLALLKEQAEIAFENALTLLRERHRRFCEKSGQAWTPLPWKTRVLIYEDMKKELIAEHGDAFLSHMKQFKEALLQDKTLDVRMFSARVVEEEVKWMKDRSPAIILFYSSLYSPRIELVGKDDREQNLIEALEQAVAAVQPDYAHPIVTRNFFPYVCDMSCVALSDDEEGILAIEENNPSWGSKHYVEYQDIRDINVPCINIGPYGYDAHNRFERMEITYSTEVVPSVTNEIIKRLLK; encoded by the coding sequence ATGCTACAAAGCCGTGAATCGATCCTGCAATTGACCGATGAATTAGTCAGCATTGAAAGTATCGTGAACACGACCGGAGAAATCGCCGTTGCTACCCATCTATACGAGCATCTGAAGTCATTCCCCTATTTTCAAAAGCATCCAGATCAGTTGATTCTCTCCCGCACGGTCAACGACGAGGTGGAGCGCTACAACGTCCTCGCTTTTGTCAGAGGAACCAAGGAGCCGAGCGCCAAAACCGTTATTTTAATGGGGCACACGGATACGGTCGGCATCGAGGATTACAACCACCTGAAGGACAAAGCCTGCCATCCAACTGCACTCATGGACGCCTTGAAAAACGAGCCACTGCCTGCACTGGTGAGTGAGCAGCTGGAGTCAGGTGATTGGCATTTTGGGCGTGGCGTGCTCGATATGAAAAGCGGCGTAGCGAGCCACGTTTACTTGCTGAAGTACTATTCCGAGCACCCGGAAGAACTGGCGGGCAATCTCATGCTGCTTGCCGAATGCGACGAAGAAGACAGCTCGCATGGCGTCCTCTCCTCCTTGAAGAACTTGAAAAAATGGCGGGAGGAGCACAATTTTGACTATATCGCGCTGATTAACTCCGACTTCGTCGCCCCGCGCTACGATGGGGACCCGAATCGCTATATCTATAAGGGTACTGTCGGCAAGCTGCTGCCCTCCTTTTATATCACGGGCTACGAGACGCATGCGGGCTCTGCTTTTGAGGGACTCGATCCCAACTTTATCGCCGCAGAGCTGACTCGCCAGATCAGTTACAATCCTGACCTGTGCGACGAAGCCTACGGCGAGACACCTGTGCCGCCTGTATCTTTGAAGCAGACAGACTTCAAGCCGACCTACACGATCCAGACCGCCCTGTCAGCCTATGTCTATTACAATTTCTTCATCCATTCCTGGTCTCCGAAACAAGTCTTGGCACTACTAAAGGAGCAAGCCGAGATCGCTTTCGAAAACGCACTGACTCTGTTGCGTGAGCGTCATCGCCGCTTCTGTGAAAAGAGCGGTCAAGCTTGGACTCCACTCCCTTGGAAGACCCGAGTTTTGATCTACGAGGATATGAAAAAAGAGCTGATCGCCGAGCATGGGGACGCCTTCCTCTCGCACATGAAGCAGTTTAAAGAGGCCCTTTTGCAAGACAAAACCTTGGATGTACGCATGTTCTCAGCTCGTGTGGTTGAGGAGGAGGTCAAGTGGATGAAGGACAGAAGCCCCGCCATCATCTTGTTCTATTCCTCACTCTACTCTCCCCGCATCGAACTCGTTGGCAAGGACGACCGGGAGCAAAACTTGATAGAGGCATTGGAACAAGCCGTTGCGGCTGTCCAGCCGGATTATGCACACCCAATCGTGACGCGCAACTTTTTCCCGTACGTTTGCGATATGAGCTGCGTGGCGCTTTCAGACGATGAGGAAGGCATTCTCGCGATCGAAGAGAACAACCCGAGCTGGGGCAGCAAGCATTACGTCGAGTATCAGGACATTCGGGACATCAATGTACCTTGCATCAACATCGGTCCGTATGGGTACGATGCGCATAACCGTTTTGAACGGATGGAGATTACGTATTCGACAGAAGTGGTTCCCTCTGTGACGAACGAGATTATCAAGCGTCTATTGAAATAA
- a CDS encoding MarR family winged helix-turn-helix transcriptional regulator translates to MKLDEYIGVIVKRTDLKLNNYYQKVCNPYNITIDQWMIFVVLWEEEGLTQNELADRTYKDKTNIARMLFLMEERGFIHRETDKKDRRSLRVYLTEKGRLLKDEVLPPSIEAYEKTIAGLTEEEVNQFRRTLNIIYENVKNL, encoded by the coding sequence ATGAAATTGGATGAGTATATCGGCGTCATCGTGAAACGAACGGATTTAAAACTGAACAACTATTACCAAAAAGTATGTAATCCGTATAACATCACCATCGATCAGTGGATGATTTTTGTCGTGTTATGGGAAGAAGAAGGTCTGACCCAAAACGAGTTGGCAGATCGCACCTACAAGGATAAAACGAATATAGCGCGGATGCTTTTTCTCATGGAAGAAAGAGGGTTCATTCATCGCGAAACAGATAAAAAGGATCGCCGCTCCCTTCGTGTCTATCTGACGGAAAAAGGACGACTTTTAAAAGACGAGGTGCTTCCTCCCTCCATTGAAGCGTACGAGAAAACCATTGCAGGATTGACCGAAGAAGAAGTGAACCAATTTCGAAGAACACTCAATATCATTTATGAGAACGTAAAAAACTTGTAA
- a CDS encoding winged helix-turn-helix transcriptional regulator, with product MPYQDDQFGCPVEVGLHLMSGKWKPRIIYELLKDKRRFGELQRLIPGVSRQVLTVQLRELENSEIIARHVYPTVPPKVEYSLTDFGKSLAPILEQMIGVGEQYISRQKKKDMPPEK from the coding sequence ATGCCGTATCAAGATGACCAGTTTGGATGTCCTGTCGAGGTAGGCCTCCATTTGATGAGTGGAAAATGGAAGCCTCGCATTATTTATGAACTGCTCAAGGACAAGAGACGATTTGGAGAATTGCAAAGGTTGATCCCGGGAGTATCGCGACAAGTGCTCACCGTGCAGTTGCGAGAACTGGAAAACAGCGAAATCATTGCACGACATGTGTACCCGACCGTGCCGCCAAAAGTAGAATACTCGTTAACGGACTTTGGCAAAAGCTTGGCTCCCATCTTGGAGCAGATGATAGGAGTCGGAGAACAGTACATATCCAGACAAAAAAAGAAAGACATGCCACCTGAAAAATAA
- a CDS encoding amino acid ABC transporter ATP-binding protein produces the protein MIKVRNLAKSFGNLHVLKNITLSIQKSEVVVLIGASGSGKSTLLRCLNFLEIKDKGDIEINNQVIDVKNSDLNKVREHVGMVFQHFNLFPHMTVLENVIEAPIYVKRKTKMEATAKAMELLRRVGLTDKANAYPEQLSGGQKQRVAIARALAMEPDVMLFDEPTSALDPELVGEVLATMKDLARDGMTMVVVTHEMGFAREVADRVIMLADGEMVEEAHPHELFTNPKHERTKRFLQQIL, from the coding sequence ATGATCAAGGTACGCAATCTGGCCAAGTCATTCGGGAACCTGCATGTACTTAAAAACATCACGCTGTCGATTCAAAAATCAGAAGTGGTTGTGCTGATCGGAGCGAGTGGGTCAGGGAAAAGCACGCTATTGAGATGTCTGAACTTTCTGGAAATAAAAGACAAAGGTGATATCGAGATCAACAATCAGGTCATCGATGTCAAAAACAGTGACTTGAACAAAGTACGCGAGCATGTCGGCATGGTTTTTCAGCATTTCAATCTGTTCCCGCATATGACCGTGCTGGAAAACGTGATTGAAGCACCGATCTACGTCAAAAGGAAAACCAAGATGGAAGCGACCGCAAAAGCCATGGAGCTATTACGGCGCGTCGGATTGACAGACAAAGCAAACGCCTATCCCGAGCAGCTCTCCGGCGGGCAGAAGCAGCGTGTCGCGATTGCCCGTGCTCTGGCGATGGAGCCGGATGTCATGCTGTTTGATGAGCCTACTTCTGCCCTGGACCCTGAGCTGGTAGGCGAAGTGCTCGCTACAATGAAAGACCTCGCCCGCGATGGCATGACAATGGTCGTCGTAACGCACGAAATGGGCTTTGCCCGCGAAGTAGCTGACCGAGTCATTATGCTAGCGGACGGAGAAATGGTCGAAGAAGCCCATCCCCATGAGCTCTTCACCAATCCAAAGCATGAACGTACCAAGCGGTTTTTACAACAAATTTTGTAA
- a CDS encoding MFS transporter, which translates to MSTEGIWSTHYRALTIGIILVVTATAFEGLAVTTIAPGLSRELQGEDLYGWVFSAYLLAQLIGTVVTGQFVDRKGPAQPFIVTIVLFALGIVVAAIAPDMLTLLLGRVMQGFGAGALVNCVYTMITLRYPDSLRPQILAVFSSAYILPGLFGPYVAGIITEQLSWRYVFWLILPFIFLSALLTTPSFRGLQPPKASAANNRSLLLPFFLALGTGALLFGLGKIPSTYGFLLSIAGLLTLSVPLYKLMPKGTLLARPGLPAVIASRGLFVAAYYGTQTYLVLGLTSILGLTADKAGLAVASAAISWSLAANVQAKLDKKDQGAGRKKRIIIGLVIMLIGVACTVPLTLIQQDLFGIVVAIVSQIIMGFGIGLAHPTSGAIAFSLAKPGEEGKVSAEISIADTFTPAIVIGVGGAIISVMTSFAFALSVGITVSLLLQTFIVLLGLASAARLATRSVPVQEKRTP; encoded by the coding sequence ATGAGCACAGAAGGGATTTGGAGCACGCATTACCGAGCGTTGACGATTGGTATTATTCTTGTGGTGACTGCTACTGCATTTGAAGGCTTGGCTGTCACGACAATCGCCCCCGGTCTTTCCCGAGAGCTACAGGGTGAGGATCTTTATGGGTGGGTATTCAGCGCTTATTTGTTGGCTCAACTGATTGGAACCGTAGTCACAGGTCAATTCGTCGATAGAAAAGGGCCTGCCCAGCCTTTTATTGTCACGATCGTGCTCTTTGCTCTTGGCATTGTAGTTGCTGCAATCGCGCCAGACATGCTTACTTTACTGCTTGGGCGAGTGATGCAAGGATTCGGAGCCGGTGCCTTGGTCAATTGCGTGTATACCATGATTACTTTGCGTTACCCTGATTCCCTTCGCCCACAGATTCTTGCTGTCTTCTCCAGCGCTTATATCCTTCCAGGCCTGTTCGGACCGTATGTTGCCGGGATTATTACCGAACAGTTGTCGTGGAGATATGTCTTCTGGTTGATCCTTCCCTTTATCTTTCTGTCTGCACTCTTAACCACCCCCTCTTTCCGAGGCTTACAGCCGCCAAAAGCAAGCGCGGCCAACAATCGTAGTCTTCTTCTGCCTTTTTTCTTGGCCCTAGGGACTGGTGCCTTGCTTTTTGGACTCGGCAAAATTCCCTCGACCTACGGTTTCCTGTTATCCATCGCGGGTTTGCTCACCCTTAGTGTCCCATTGTATAAGCTGATGCCTAAAGGAACGCTCCTCGCACGTCCAGGCTTACCTGCTGTCATCGCGTCCCGGGGGCTTTTTGTCGCTGCCTATTACGGCACACAAACGTATCTCGTCCTGGGACTTACTTCGATTCTAGGATTAACCGCGGACAAAGCTGGTTTAGCGGTTGCCTCGGCAGCAATCAGTTGGTCGCTGGCAGCCAATGTACAAGCAAAGCTGGACAAAAAAGACCAAGGGGCCGGTCGAAAAAAACGAATCATCATCGGTCTCGTCATTATGCTCATCGGAGTCGCTTGCACTGTACCGCTGACGTTGATTCAACAAGACCTTTTCGGTATCGTGGTTGCGATTGTTAGCCAGATCATTATGGGCTTCGGAATCGGTTTGGCTCACCCGACAAGCGGTGCCATTGCGTTTTCTCTTGCAAAGCCTGGTGAAGAAGGAAAAGTATCTGCTGAAATATCTATCGCTGATACGTTCACACCAGCGATTGTCATTGGCGTGGGAGGAGCTATCATATCTGTGATGACCTCCTTTGCGTTTGCACTTTCTGTTGGTATTACCGTTTCCCTGCTCCTTCAGACGTTCATCGTTCTACTCGGGCTGGCATCTGCTGCCCGACTGGCGACTCGTTCCGTACCTGTTCAAGAAAAACGGACACCTTAA